In the Quercus lobata isolate SW786 chromosome 5, ValleyOak3.0 Primary Assembly, whole genome shotgun sequence genome, one interval contains:
- the LOC115993082 gene encoding proline-rich receptor-like protein kinase PERK15: MTPSQSGLIGGAVVGGFVLLGVLRYCIIWYRRRKVDNQIPSKSEDGISRPKPQPGDPTPTPSTGHPIALSQSIFSYEELAMATNGFSENNFIGQGGFGYVHKGVLPNKKVVAVKQLKLDSKQGEREFRAEVEVISRIHHKHLVSLVGYCISGEQRLLVYEFVPNGNLEYHLHGLESPTMNWPTRLKIAIGSAKGLAYLLEDCQPKIIHRDIKAANILLDSNFDATVSDFGLAKFLLDIMTHITTRVMGTFGYLAPEYASSGQLTDKSDVFSFGVVLLELITGLRPFDKTQSFPNDSLVEWGRPLLAHALKHGNFEAVVDPRLQNDYEPTELTRMVACAAACIRHMARSRPRMSQIVRALEGYHSLDDLNEEISLGTAGNIDYDNDQYKDLKKFRKMVPISHDQGSSECSGPSNDSALHQSVSSSES; this comes from the exons ATGACACCGTCACAGTCAGGGCTGATAGGAGGGGCAGTGGTAGGAGGGTTTGTTCTGCTTGGTGTTTTGAGGTACTGCATCATTTGGTATAGGAGAAGGAAGGTAGACAATCAAATTCCGTCTAAATCTGAGGATGGAATTTCACGACCAAAACCACAACCAG GTGATCCTACTCCAACACCATCAACTGGCCATCCTATAGCTCTTTCTCAAAGTATATTTTCATATGAAGAATTAGCCATGGCAACTAATGGTTTCTCCGAGAACAACTTTATTGGTCAAGGTGGTTTTGGTTATGTCCATAAAGGGGTACTTCCAAATAAGAAAGTGGTTGCAGTTAAACAGCTGAAATTGGACAGTAAACAGGGAGAGCGTGAGTTTAGGGCAGAAGTTGAGGTCATTAGTCGTATCCATCACAAACACCTTGTTTCATTGGTTGGATATTGCATTTCTGGGGAACAAAGATTGCTTGTTTATGAGTTTGTCCCAAATGGTAACTTGGAATATCATCTGCATG GATTGGAGAGTCCAACTATGAATTGGCCAACTAGGCTAAAAATAGCTATAGGCTCTGCAAAAGGATTGGCATATCTGCTTGAGGACT GTCAGCCCAAGATCATACACCGTGACATCAAGGCAGCTAATATTCTTCTTGATTCTAATTTTGACGCAACG GTTTCAGATTTCGGGCTTGCTAAGTTTCTACTAGATATTATGACTCACATCACAACTCGGGTAATGGGAACTTTTGG TTACTTGGCTCCGGAGTATGCCAGTAGTGGACAGCTCACTGATAAGTCAGATGTCTTCTCTTTTGGGGTTGTGCTTTTGGAGTTGATTACTGGACTCCGGCCTTTCGATAAAACTCAATCCTTCCCTAATGATAGCCTGGTTGAGTGG GGAAGGCCTTTGCTCGCGCACGCTTTAAAACATGGCAACTTTGAAGCTGTTGTTGATCCAAGGTTGCAGAATGATTATGAACCTACTGAATTGACTCGAATGGTTGCTTGTGCTGCTGCTTGCATCCGTCATATGGCCCGGTCTAGGCCAAGAATGAGCCAG ATAGTTAGAGCTTTGGAAGGTTATCATTCTCTGGATGATCTAAATGAGGAAATCTCCCTTGGGACAGCTGGAAACATAGATTATGATAATGATCAATATAAGGACTTAAAGAAATTCAGAAAGATGGTACCAATAAGCCACGACCAAGGCTCTAGTGAATGCAGCGGACCTAGCAACGACTCAGCTTTGCACCAATCTGTCTCAAGCAGtgaaagctaa